A stretch of the Mustela nigripes isolate SB6536 chromosome X, MUSNIG.SB6536, whole genome shotgun sequence genome encodes the following:
- the TBL1X gene encoding F-box-like/WD repeat-containing protein TBL1X isoform X2 — protein sequence MPDVVQTRQQAFREKLAQQQQASAAATAAAATAAATAAPAAVAQQHPPKNGEATVNGEENGAHAINNHSKPMEIDGDVEIPPNKATVLRGHESEVFICAWNPVSDLLASGSGDSTARIWNLNENSNGGSTQLVLRHCIREGGHDVPSNKDVTSLDWNSDGTLLATGSYDGFARIWTEDGNLASTLGQHKGPIFALKWNRKGNYILSAGVDKTTIIWDAHTGEAKQQFPFHSAPALDVDWQNNTTFASCSTDMCIHVCRLGCDRPVKTFQGHTNEVNAIKWDPSGMLLASCSDDMTLKIWSMKQDTCVHDLQAHSKEIYTIKWSPTGPATSNPNSNIMLASASFDSTVRLWDVERGVCTHTLTKHQEPVYSVAFSPDGKYLASGSFDKCVHIWNTQSGSLVHSYRGTGGIFEVCWNARGDKVGASASDGSVCVLDLRK from the exons ATGCCGGACGTGGTGCAGACGCGGCAGCAGGCTTTCCGGGAGAAGCTCGCCCAGCAGCAGCAGGCCAGTGCGGCGGCGACGGCAGCGGCGGCGACGGCAGCGGCCACGGCAGCCCCGGCGGCGGTGGCGCAGCAGCACCCACCAAAGAACGGAGAGGCCACCGTGAACGGCGAGGAGAACGGAGCACATGCAATAA ATAATCATTCGAAACCAATGGAAATAGACGGGGACGTCGAGATCCCGCCCAACAAAGCCACAGTCCTCCGGGGCCACGAGTCGGAGGTGTTCATCTGTGCCTGGAACCCTGTCAGCGATCTCCTCGCTTCAGG ATCCGGAGACTCGACGGCGAGAATATGGAACCTTAATGAGAACAGCAACGGGGGCTCCACGCAGCTTGTGCTGCGGCACTGCATACGGGAAGGAGGACACGACGTCCCGAGCAACAAAGATGTGACCTCGCTGGACTGGAAC AGCGACGGGACGCTGTTGGCCACGGGTTCCTACGACGGCTTTGCGAGAATATGGACCGAAGACG GCAACCTGGCCAGCACCTTAGGGCAACATAAAGGCCCCATCTTCGCTTTGAAGTGGAACAGGAAAGGGAATTACATTCTGAGCGCTGGTGTAGACAAA ACAACCATCATTTGGGATGCCCACACAGGAGAAGCCAAACAACAGTTTCCTTTTCATTCCG CGCCCGCCCTGGACGTGGACTGGCAGAACAACACGACCTTCGCCTCCTGCAGCACCGACATGTGCATTCACGTCTGCAGACTCGGCTGCGACCGGCCCGTCAAAACCTTCCAAGGACACACG AACGAGGTCAATGCCATCAAGTGGGACCCTTCCGGAATGCTGCTGGCGTCCTGCTCCGACGATATGACGTTAAAG ATCTGGAGTATGAAGCAGGACACGTGCGTCCATGACCTCCAGGCTCACAGCAAAGAGATCTACACCATCAAGTGGAGTCCCACCGGGCCCGCCACCAGCAACCCAAATTCCAACATCATGCTAGCAAG TGCTTCGTTCGACTCCACGGTGCGGCTGTGGGACGTGGAGCGGGGGGTGTGCACCCACACGCTGACCAAGCACCAGGAGCCCGTCTACAGTGTGGCCTTCAGCCCCGACGGCAAGTACCTGGCCAGTGGCTCCTTTGACAAGTGCGTGCACATCTGGAATACTCAG AGTGGGAGTCTCGTGCACAGCTACCGAGGCACCGGCGGCATCTTCGAGGTGTGCTGGAACGCTCGCGGGGACAAAGTGGGCGCCAGCGCGTCCGACGGCTCT
- the TBL1X gene encoding F-box-like/WD repeat-containing protein TBL1X isoform X1: MSITSDEVNFLVYRYLQESGFSHSAFTFGIESHISQSNINGTLVPPAALISILQKGLQYVEAEISINEDGTVFDGRPIESLSLIDAVMPDVVQTRQQAFREKLAQQQQASAAATAAAATAAATAAPAAVAQQHPPKNGEATVNGEENGAHAINNHSKPMEIDGDVEIPPNKATVLRGHESEVFICAWNPVSDLLASGSGDSTARIWNLNENSNGGSTQLVLRHCIREGGHDVPSNKDVTSLDWNSDGTLLATGSYDGFARIWTEDGNLASTLGQHKGPIFALKWNRKGNYILSAGVDKTTIIWDAHTGEAKQQFPFHSAPALDVDWQNNTTFASCSTDMCIHVCRLGCDRPVKTFQGHTNEVNAIKWDPSGMLLASCSDDMTLKIWSMKQDTCVHDLQAHSKEIYTIKWSPTGPATSNPNSNIMLASASFDSTVRLWDVERGVCTHTLTKHQEPVYSVAFSPDGKYLASGSFDKCVHIWNTQSGSLVHSYRGTGGIFEVCWNARGDKVGASASDGSVCVLDLRK, encoded by the exons GTTTTTCCCACTCGGCATTCACGTTCGGTATCGAGAGCCACATCAGCCAGTCCAACATCAACGGGACGCTGGTGCCGCCGGCTGCCCTCATCTCCATCCTGCAGAAGGGACTGCAGTATGTGGAGGCCGAGATCAGCATCAATGAG GATGGCACGGTGTTCGACGGCCGGCCCATAGAGTCCCTGTCCCTGATCGACGCTGTGATGCCGGACGTGGTGCAGACGCGGCAGCAGGCTTTCCGGGAGAAGCTCGCCCAGCAGCAGCAGGCCAGTGCGGCGGCGACGGCAGCGGCGGCGACGGCAGCGGCCACGGCAGCCCCGGCGGCGGTGGCGCAGCAGCACCCACCAAAGAACGGAGAGGCCACCGTGAACGGCGAGGAGAACGGAGCACATGCAATAA ATAATCATTCGAAACCAATGGAAATAGACGGGGACGTCGAGATCCCGCCCAACAAAGCCACAGTCCTCCGGGGCCACGAGTCGGAGGTGTTCATCTGTGCCTGGAACCCTGTCAGCGATCTCCTCGCTTCAGG ATCCGGAGACTCGACGGCGAGAATATGGAACCTTAATGAGAACAGCAACGGGGGCTCCACGCAGCTTGTGCTGCGGCACTGCATACGGGAAGGAGGACACGACGTCCCGAGCAACAAAGATGTGACCTCGCTGGACTGGAAC AGCGACGGGACGCTGTTGGCCACGGGTTCCTACGACGGCTTTGCGAGAATATGGACCGAAGACG GCAACCTGGCCAGCACCTTAGGGCAACATAAAGGCCCCATCTTCGCTTTGAAGTGGAACAGGAAAGGGAATTACATTCTGAGCGCTGGTGTAGACAAA ACAACCATCATTTGGGATGCCCACACAGGAGAAGCCAAACAACAGTTTCCTTTTCATTCCG CGCCCGCCCTGGACGTGGACTGGCAGAACAACACGACCTTCGCCTCCTGCAGCACCGACATGTGCATTCACGTCTGCAGACTCGGCTGCGACCGGCCCGTCAAAACCTTCCAAGGACACACG AACGAGGTCAATGCCATCAAGTGGGACCCTTCCGGAATGCTGCTGGCGTCCTGCTCCGACGATATGACGTTAAAG ATCTGGAGTATGAAGCAGGACACGTGCGTCCATGACCTCCAGGCTCACAGCAAAGAGATCTACACCATCAAGTGGAGTCCCACCGGGCCCGCCACCAGCAACCCAAATTCCAACATCATGCTAGCAAG TGCTTCGTTCGACTCCACGGTGCGGCTGTGGGACGTGGAGCGGGGGGTGTGCACCCACACGCTGACCAAGCACCAGGAGCCCGTCTACAGTGTGGCCTTCAGCCCCGACGGCAAGTACCTGGCCAGTGGCTCCTTTGACAAGTGCGTGCACATCTGGAATACTCAG AGTGGGAGTCTCGTGCACAGCTACCGAGGCACCGGCGGCATCTTCGAGGTGTGCTGGAACGCTCGCGGGGACAAAGTGGGCGCCAGCGCGTCCGACGGCTCT